The nucleotide window TTTCCGGTCAGTATAGTGCCGCATTCTTTCATGGCATGGGCCTCTCATGGCTGTTTTTTCACGGTCCGAGGAATGGAGGAAATTAGCCCATCTACGGGGGGTGGTCAACTTGCGCAAGTAGGAATCACTGCTTTTGGATTTGACAAAGGATAGTATTGATCTTACCTCTTCTTTTCCCGACCACAATTAGGAGGAATTATATGTTTGAAGTAACCGAAGCCGCCCAGAAACAGCTGGAAGGCTATTTTTCCGATAAAGAAGCGTCCCCCATCCGCGTGTACCTCGCGGCCGGTGGCTGAGCAGGCCCTCGCCTGACCCTGGCTCTGGATGAGCCTAACGATAAAGACGTCACTTACGAAGCTTCCGGTTTCACCTTCGTCGTAGACAAGGAACTCGAAGCCCAGACCGGCAATATCAAGATCGACATGACCTACTACGGGTTCGTGGTCGACTCCGAGAATCCCGTTGGCGGCAGCAGCGGCGGCAGCTGCGACTGCTCCTCTGCGGGTTCCTGCGGTTCCGCCGGATCCGGCGGCTGCGGCTGCTAGGGCGATAAGCCGCCATCTGCGGCGTTGCTGCAAAAAGGCCAGACCCTTGCGTATTGAGATACGCGGCGGTCCTGGTCTTTTTTTGCGCCTTGCAGCTGACGACTTCTCGCCCTAGCTGCGTCCCTCCGTCCTGGGGGATGATCGGTGGCGGGGAGAAGAGGTTCATGTGTTTGGCGCGGTCGGTGGCCACAGACCCTTGCGTATTAGGATACGCGGCGGTCCTGTTTTTTTGCGCCTTGCAGGTGACGGCTTCTCGCCCAAGCCGGTTCCATCCGTTCTGGAGAATGGGTGGCCGGGCACTGTGCCGATGTTCAGATTATAATATGAATGAAGAGTCCGCGCGGTAGGATTGAAGCCATTCACAACAGCACATGGGAGGTACCATGAAAAGGAATGCAATCATTCTGGCGTTGGTCGCAGCCATCGCACTTTGCGTTGCAGGGCTTGCAATGGCTCAATCCGGAAGCATGCCCGGTCCCGGCAGCGGCATGGGATATGGCGGCATGGGGTCCGGCGGCGGCAAAGGCTACGGCGGCATGTGGAGAGGCTACCAGGCCACGCCGGGGCAGCAGGAGGCGTTCAGGAAGATCACGGAGAAATACCAGCCGCAGTTCATCAAGCTGGCGGACAAGCTGTGGGCCAAACGGGCCCAACTCAACGGTGCCCTGGCCCAGGAAAAAATCGACCGGCAGCAGGCCAAGGCCTTTGCCAAGGAAGCCGGCGATCTCCTGGCCCAGTCCTATGAGCTGCAAGTGGAAATGCTCGCCGACATGCGCGAGCAGGGGTTGTCCTACTTCGGCATGGGCATGATGCACGGCGGCATGATGGGCGGCGGCATGATGGACATGATGCATGGAGGCATGATGGGCGGCATGATGAATATGATGATGGGCGGCGGCCAGCGGTATTACGGAGACGGTCAGCCCGGCCCCGGCGGCTATGGAAACATGCCGGGACCAGGCATGATGCAATAGGGCTTCGCCTGCGAAACACCCCCCCCCTGCCATCTCCTACCGTGGCGGATGGGCCCGACCTTTCTGCGTCTTGCAGATCAAGATTCTGTATTCCAACAGTCCGAAACTCATGGAAAACGCTCCGAAATGGGGCGTTTTCTGTTTTGGTGAAATACCTTTTTTTGCAGAAAAGGGGTTTACAAGACTATTTTCCTGATTACGTTTAGTAGATCGAAAACTACTATTAGGAGTATAGTCATGATCAATGTATCCGAATCCGCCCAGCAGGAGCTGACCAAATATTTCGCAGACAAGGAAGTGCAGCCCATCCGGGTGCACCTGGCCGACGGCGGCTGCGCAGGCCCCCGCCTGTCCCTGGCCCTTGACGAGCCGCGCGACGGCGACAAGTCCGTTGAACAGGGTGCCTTCACCTTCCTTATCAACGAGGAACTGGCTACCGCCTCCGGCGCGGTCTCCATCGACATGTCCGAGTACGGCTTTGTCGTGAATTCCGAGAACCAGATCGGTGGCGGCGGCTGCGGTTGCGCCTCCTCGGGTTCCTGTGGTTCCGCCGGCTCCGGCGGCTGCGGCTGCTAGGTTGCGATAAGCGGCGATCTGCTGCGTTAAGTGAATTGTTCGCGAGCAACGCGAGCGTTACAAGATCTTACACCTCAGGCGTGCTGCAAAAAGCCCAGACCCTTGTGTATTGAGATACGCGGCGGTCCTGGGCTTTTTTTGCGCCTTGCAGCTCACCACTTCTCGCAACCTAGCCGCGTTCCTCCGTCCTGGGGGACGGTCGGTGGCGGGAACTGGGAAATGCTGAATTCATTGCGATAGGCTGCGGATTATGCGTGGGGCGAAGTACACCGACATTACTCAGGTTCCCCAGCCCGGCGTCCGAAGAACCCAAAAAAATAAACGCGAGCGATTTGGGTGCCAAGGGCACCCAACAGCGGGTCACCCCACAGCCGTCCCGTAAGAAGAGGCTCTTCCTCCCCAAGACGCACTTCGTCATCTTCAGGCTTCGGAGAGTGGGTCGGATGTGCATTTTCCGAGGGGGGATTTGACCGCAGCGTAGCCTTCTACGTGAGGATCAAATTCCCCCTCGGAAAATGTGCAGACGGCCCGCTATCCGAAGCCGCAAGCAAAAACGAAAAGGGGTGGCATCTTGTGCCACCCCATTCGATTAGGACCGCAACCCCGGAATACCACCGGGTTAATCGAACGTCCTTTGGTCGACGAGCCGGGGAGCGCCCTCGGGCAGGGTGCCCGGCGCAACGGCTTCGACGATTGGTCTCAATTTCATGGTCGCCTGAAAATCGGCGACAAAGGATTCTTCATCCAGCGCGACAGCGGTCTCGCAGATCACGATCAGCGCATCTCTGCCATTATCACTCTTTACCTGAATCTGCCAGCCCGAAATGCCGGGATATTTGGCAATGACCGCAGCGGCTTGGCCTGGATAGATGAACTGACCCTTGACCTTGGCCGTGTCGTCGGCGCGGCCCTTCCAGCCCGTGAGCTTGCGGGCCGTGCGGCCGCACGCGCACTGGGCCGTGTCGATGGAGGACAGGTCGCCCGTGGCCAGCCGCACCAGCGGGTAGTCGGTGAAAAACGGGGTGACCACCACCTCGCCGAGTTCGCCGTCGGGCAGGGGCTCGCCCGTGGCCGGGTCGCAGATCTCCACATGCCGGTAATTGGACAGGTGCATGCCGCCCAGCTCCATGCACTCGTAGGCGATGCAGCCCACGTCCGCAGTGCCGTAGCCCTGGCGGACCGTGATGCCGAACATCTCCTCCACCTCGGCGCGCAGGGCTTCGGGCAGGGGCTCGGCGGCCACATAGGCCTTTTCCAGCTTGAAATCGTTCTTGAGGTCGAACCCCGCGGCCTCGGCCTTCTTGCCGATGACCTTGAGGTAACTGGTCATGCCCACGAAGGCCGTCACCGGCAGCTGGGTCAGGAACTCGATCTGCTTGTCCGTGTTGCCCGGCCCGGCCGGGACGACCGCGCACCCGATGTCCCGAAGCGGCTCTTCAAGCATCAACCCGGCGGGCGTCATGTGATAGGAAAACGTCATCTGGGCCAGATCGCCGGGCCGGAATCCCGCGGCAAAGAACCCCTCGGCCCATGCCCAGTAGTCCCCTTCCCGGCCCTCGGGATCATAGATCGGGCCCGGGGACTGATAAATACGCGACAGCTCGCCCGGCTTGCAGTTCAGGAACCAGCCGATGCCGTGCTCCTTCTGCCACTGGATGATGTCCTTCTTCCGGAGCGGCGGGATCTTCCCGTAGTCTTCGAAATTCTTGAAATCCCTGGCGCACGCACCCAACGCGTTCAGCCGCGCCCGGAACTCGCCCGACGACTGCTCGGCTTCCATCAGGACATCCTGCACGCCCTTCCACTTGCGCTTCATTCGCTTCTCGCGCGACTCGGTCTCATACTCGCTGTAGTACATAAAGATTGCCTCCGGCGGCCGGGGGAAGGGGGAGAAAAACCCTTTGAAAAGGGTTGTTTCTCCCCCTTCCCCCGGACCCCCATCCCCCTCTTTTCCTAAACTTTTTATCTCCGCTTCGCGGGGACCATGCGAAGCTGGCAGTTTGTTCCTGCATACGCCAGGACCGAAAAAAATGCCACCGTCATCGGGTGACAATCCGCCTCCCTCCTCCCAATTCTTCCGCCAACGCACACTCCCCCTGACGCGGGCAGCGAAGCGCCCCTGCGCCCGCCAACGACTGAAGGCTTTCGAGAGTGGGTCAGATGTGCATTTTCCCGGGCGCAGCCCTACCACAGCCGTACCCCCGTACGGCGAGGACAGGGGCAAGTCCGGGAAAATGTGCAGATGGCCCGCTATCGGAAGCCGCTACCCGAGCCAGCGTTTTCTTCTGCGGTAGTGTTTGACATCCCGATAACTTTTCTTGTCGCCGGTATGTCCCATGCCCAGGTAGAATTCCTGGACGTCCGGGTTGTTGAGCAGTTCCTTGGCCGTGCCGTCCATGACCACGCGACCGTTTTCCATGATGTAGGCCTGCTCTGCCACGGACAGGGCGGCGCGGGCGTTCTGTTCCACCAGGAGGATGGTCACGCCCTCGTCCTGGTTGATCCGCTTGATGATCTCGAAAATCTCTTCAACCAGCAGCGGGGCAAGGCCGAGGGACGGCTCGTCCAGGAGCAGCAACTCAGGCTTGGCCATGATGGCCCGGCCGATGGCGCACATCTGCTGCTCGCCGCCGGACATGTATCCGGCCAGCTGCCTGCTCCGCTCCTTGAGACGCGGGAAATACTCGTAGACCTTGGCCATGGACCCGGCGATCTCCGAGCGCGGGCGGGTGAACGCGCCGCACTTGAGGTTCTCCTCCACGGTCAGGTCCTCGAAGATGCGGCGGCCTTCCATGACCTGGAAGATGCCCCGCCTCACGATCTTCTCCGGGATGAGGCCCTGGATGGGCTCGTCGTTGTACTGGATGACCCCGTCCGTGACCTCGCCGTCCTCGGCTTCCAGCAGGCCGGATATGGCCTTGAGCGTGGTGGACTTGCCCGCCCCGTTGGCGCCGAGCAGGGCCGTGATCCGCCCGCGCGGGCAGGCCAGGGACAATCCCTTCAGGACCAGGACCACGTCGTTGTACACGACTTCCAGGTTTTCAACTTTGAGTACGTCGCCCAAAGGCTTGCTCCCGTTTTTGGCGACCGGGGGCGAAGGACAGCCCCCGGTCTTTTTCTCTCTCTATCTCTCACAGACCTTGCCGAAACTGTTCAAAAACCGGGCCGGATTCGCCGCAGCAACGACGCCAGACCGGAATTTTCAACAGTTTTAGTGGCCGAGCCAGTCGGCTCGACGCTCCAGGATCTGTTCCTTCACGAAGGTCAGCTTGCCGTCCTTGATGGTGTACAGGAACACGGCCATGTTCGGACGGTGGTCGTCCGGGAAGTAGGAAATGGCCGGGGCCAGTCCCATGGGATCGAAGTCGCGCAGGGTCTCCAGCGCGTCCTTGAGGGATTCGCCGGTGATCCCGCCCTTGGCGGCGGCCCTCTTCAGGCCCTCGGTCATGACCAGCACGGACACGAAGCCGCGCGTGAAGTGGGTCATCTGCGGCTCGTTGTTGGTCAGCTCCATGATCGCCTTCATGCCGGGCACGTCCTGACCGTAGACTGCGGCGGCCTGGTTGGAAAACGCGCCGTTGGCGTCCTCGCCGGCCAGCTTGGGCAGGTTCTCGTCAGAGCCCCAGATGTTGGTGAAGAAGGTGGTCTCCATGCCGATGTTCTTGGCCGACTTGAGGATGACGGACGTGGACGGGGTGGTGCCGCCGATCCAGCAGAAGTCCGGGGCCAGGTCCTTCAGGGGCAGCAGCTCGGTGGTGGCGTCGATGGCCTTGAGGGAGACGTTGGCGTCGCCCACGATCTCGAAGCCCAGCTCTTCGGCATACGCCTTGGCTCCCTTGATGGGGGCCAGGCCGTACGGGTGGTCCGGGTAGATGAAGGCGATCTTCGGCGCCCGGGCCTCGGTCCAGTTGTCCTTGAAGTACTTGATGGCCGCACGCGCCTGGGTGGAATAATCCGCCGCAACGAAGAAGTTGTACGGGGCGGTCTTGGGATCGGTCAGGTGGGCCGAATAGGACGCGGACAGGTCGGGCACCTTGTCCTTGGCCAGGTTGCGGACCAGGGCCTCGGTCACTGCCGAGCCGTAGCCCTGGATGCAGACCGCGCCCGCGTTGACCATCTTCTTGTACAGGGAAAGGCCCTGCTGGACGTTGTAGGCGGTGTCCTGCAGGTTGAATTCGATCATGCGGCCGTCGATGCCGCCGTTGGCGTTCACGTACTGGACGCCCGCCTTGAGACCCTGTGCATACGGCACGCCCACGGACGAGGTGGGTCCGGACATATCGACCAGCCCGCCTACCTGGATGGGGGTCGTGTCCGCTTTTTTGGTTTCTGCCGATTTCTGTTCCTCGCCTCCGCAACCAAAGAGCATCAGCCCGGCAAGAAGCATGGTGCACGCTGCGGTTATGATTTTACCAACCCTCATGTTCAACTCCTAAGGGGTTTAAGGGTTACACGCCTCCTCACCTCGATTCGGCGTTGTTTCTATGTTTGACCCGCTGCCGAGCAACGGGATTGAAACCTCGGGGCGAATCGTACCGCCCGCCCTAATGGGCAAAGGGATACAGTTTCCAGTACGCCTTGATCAGCCTCCAGCGATGGGCCAGCCCCTCCGGCTCGTAGATGAGGAAAAGGATCAGCACCAACCCGAACACGCCGTGCTGGATGGCCCCCACCACCTGGTTGATGGCCGGGAACCAGCCGCTCAGCCCGTTGGCCAAGACATTGAGCACCTCGGGCAGCAGGGTCAGGAACACGGCCCCGAACACGGACCCGATGACCGAACCGAGGCCGCCGATGACGACCATGGCCAGATAGGTGATGGACAGCCCGATATTGAACTGCTCGCCCGAGATGTAGCCGGTGTAGTGGCCCCACAGCCCACCGGCCACGCCCGCCAGGAACGAGCTGACGCCGAAGGCGATGATCTTGTACCAGAACAGGTTCACACCCACGATCTCGGCGGACAGGTAGAAGTCGCGGATGGACACGAAGGCGCGCCCGTACTTGCTGCGCATGATGTTGGACACCATGAGCAGACTTAAGCAGGCGAAAACGAAGAGCAGGTAGTACATCCGAGTCTCGGAGTCGAAGGCGAAGCCGAGTATCTCCGGCGGGTTGAGCAGCAGCCCGTTGGAGCCGCCCGTGAGCTCGCCGCCGTGCAGGAAGGTGTATTCCAGCACCAGCTGCGCGGCCAGGGTGGCGATGGCCAGGTAGATGCCCTTGAGCCGGAGCGACGGCACGCCGAAGACCATGCCGACCATGGCCGTGATCAGGCCGCCGGTGAGAATGGCCAGGGGGAACGGCACGCCGTGCAGGGTGCATTGGCCCGCGGCGAACGCGCCCACGCCGATGAACGCGCCGTGGCCGAGTGAAATCTGGCCGCACACGCCGGTCAGCAGGTTGAGGGAAACGGCCCCGATGACCGCGATGAAGATCAGGTTCATGATCGAGACCAGGTAGCTGCCCAGCCCGAACGGTGCCGCGAGCAGGCCCGCCACGAGCAGGCCGATCATGATTTTCTGGAAGCCGGACTGGAATATCCGGGCCTCGCCCTGGTAGGAAGTGAAGAAGAGTCCGCATTTGCCCTGCATGGCTACACCCTCTCGATCTCTTTGGTGCCGAACAGGCCGTATGGTTTGATCATCAGGATGACCACCAGGATGATGAAGGCCGCCACCTCCCTGAACCCGCCGAGGTTGAAGAGCTGCCGGGCCGCGCCGTCACAGACGTTTTCCAGCACGCCGATGATCAGCCCGCCCAGGGCCGCGCCGAGCAGGGAATCCAGGCCGCCCAGGATGACCGCCGGGAAGACCTTGAGGCCCAGGTGGCCGATATGGGAGTTGATGCCGTTGATGTTGCCCAGGATCACGCCGCCCACGGCGGACACGATGCAGGCGATGCACCAGCTCATGGCGAAGATGTTCTTGATGCCGATGCCCATGGACTGCGCGGCCTGCTGGTCGAAGGCCGTGGCCCGCATGGCCACGCCGGTCCGGGAATACTTGAAGAAGGCGGAGAACACGGCGAACAGGACCACGGACAGGAAAAAGGCCGCGATGTACACCGGGGCCACGGGCAGCCCGGCGATCATGACAGGCTCCGAGGGCAGCACCTGCGGGTAGACCTTGATCTGGGTGCCCCAGAAGAGCTGGACCAGGGACTTGAGCACCGAGCTCATGCCCACGGTGACCATGATGACCGAGATGTGCTCCTCGCCGATGAGCGGCCTGAGCACCATGCGCTCGATGGCCAGTCCGAGCAGGACCGAAAAGGCCAGCGTGATCAGAAACGCCCAGATGAACGGGATGTTGAACTGCACGGTCAGGGCGAAGCAGACGTAGGCGCCGACCATGACCAGCTCGCCCTGGGCGAAGTTCACGACCTTGGTGGCCTTGTAGATGATGACGAATCCCAGCGCCACCAGGGAATAGATGGAACCGACCACCAGCCCGTTGACTATCAGTTGGAGATAATATTCCACTTAGGCCTCCATGTCCTCGATGCGGATATCGCCGCACATTTCCCGCACCCGGCCGTCCTGGTAGGTGATTTCGGTTTCCAGATTCAGGGCGCAGGCGTCGGTGTAGAGCGCCTCGATGAGCGCGCCGTAGCGTTCGTTGATGGTCGTTCGCCGCACCTTGCGCGTCCGGGTCAGTTCGCCGTCGTCCGGGTCCAGTTCCTTGTAGAGCAGGCAGAACCGCTTGATCCGCGTCTCCTCCGGGAGCGTCGCGTTGGTCTTGGCCACCTCCGCCTTGACCAGCGCGTAGACCTCGTCCTTGGCCGCCAGGTCCTGGTAGGTGGTGTAGGTGATCATGTTGGTCTCGGCCCAGTGGCCCACGATGGCCATGTCGATGCACAGGATGGCGGCCACATGGTCGCGCCCGCCTCCCAGCACCACCGACTCGCGCAGGAACGGGGAGAACTTGATCTTGTTCTCCAGGAACTGGGGCGAGAACCGGGTGCCGTCGTTGAGGTGCATGACGTCCTTGACGCGGTCGATGACCACCAGGCGGCCGTTGTCGTCGAAGTAGCCCGCGTCGCCCGAAAGCAGCCAGCCGTCCTCGGTGACGGTCTCGCGGGTGGCCTCCTCGTTCTTGTAGTAGCCGAGGAACACGGCCGGGGACCGGGAGATGATCTCGCCCTCGTCCGTGATCCTGACCTCGGTCTCGGGTATGGGCGCGCCGACGGACGTGAAGTCCACCTCCCCTTCCTTGTGGATGCAGGAGATGCCCGCGATCTCGGTCTGGCCGTAAATCTGCTTGAGGTTCACGCCCAGCGCGTGGAAGAAGCGGAAGATGTCCGGCCCCAGGGCCGCGCCGCCGGTGGTGGCGCTGCGCATGCGGGAGAAGCCGAGCCGGTCGCGCAGGGCGCGGAACAGCCCCTGGTCGGCCACGAAATACTTGAGCCGGAGCCATGGGGAGGGAGTCCTGCCCGCGAACAGGGTGTCCACGTACTCGTAGCCGATGGGCAGGAAGCGGTTGTAGAGGAACCGCTTCATGGGCGTGGTCTCCATGATGTCGCCCTGGACCTTGGCCGCGATGGACTCGTACACCCTCGGCGGGGAAAAGAGGAAGTGCGGGCCGATCTCGCGCGAGTCGGCGCTGGCCGTATCCGGGGTCTCGGGGAAGTTGACGCAGAACCCGAAGAGCAGGGCCGAGGCCACGGCCATCATCTGCTCGCCCATCCAGGCCAGGGGCAGGAAGGAAACGAACTCGTCCCTGGCCGACTTGGGGTCGTACTTGCCCAGGTTGTGGGCCATGGACAGCAGGTTTCTGTGGGAGAGCATGGCCAGCTTGGGCCTGCCCGTGGTGCCCGAGGTGGTGGCGATGAGGCACGGGTCGTCCGGCTTGACGCCGCTGACGCGGCTCTTGAAATGGGCCACGCAGTCGGAGCGGGATTCGCGGCCCAGGCGGCGGACGGCCTTGAAATCCTCGAGCCCGTCCACGTCCTTCTCATAGGCGACCAATCCCTTGGGATCGTGGTAGATGATATGAGCGAGTTCCGGCAGGTTGCCCCGGAACGAGAGCATCTTGTCCACCTGCTCCTGGTCCTCGGCGACCACGAGCTTGCACTCGGAAAGGGCGAAGATGTATTCGATTTCCTCGGCCGGCGAGTCCTGGTAGAGGCCGAGCGCAATGCCGCCCAGACCCTGGATGGCCAACTCGGCCCATATCCATTCCGGGCGGTTGTCGCCGATGAGGATGACGATGTCGCCCCGGCCCAGGCCCAACGCCTCGAGCCCGCAGGCGAACTCGGCGGTGATGCGCAGGTTGTCCTGCCAGGACACGGCCTGCCAGACACCCCACTCCTTCTCACGCAGGGCAGTCTTTTGGGCGCGCTCCTCGGCCTGTCTGACGAGCAGTCGGGGCAACGTGGTCTTGTATGGTTTTGCCATGAAATTTCCTTATATTATCTCGGCTTGCAGCCGGGCCTTCCTGTTCTCTATCTCCCTGTGAACGCTGCGTCCTCGGTGCCTAGATAGGCAGCGATGACGTCCTTGTTCGCCTGCACCTCGTCCGGCGTACCCTCGGCGATCTTCTGGCCGAAATCGATGACCACGACCTTGTCGGAGATGTCCATGACAACTCCCATGTCGTGTTCCACCAATAGGACGGTAACGCCCCATTCTTCGGCTATGTCGAGGATATATCGGGCCATGTCCTCGGTCTCTTCGAGGTTCATGCCCGCCATGGGCTCGTCCAGGAGGATGAGCTTGGGTTCGGCGGCGAGTGCGCGTCCGAGTTCCACCCTTTTCTGCACCCCGTAGGGAAGGCGTCCCGCGTGTTGGTGCCGGTAGGGCGAAAGGTTGAGGAAATCGATTACATCTTCCACGCGGCGACGATGCCGATCCTCCGTGCGTACCGCTTTGCCCCAGTACATGATGGAGGAGAGCAACCCGTAGTTGATCTGGCTGTGCCGACCGACCATCAGGTTGTCGAGCACGGACAGACCCTTGAACAGGGCGATGTTCTGGAAAGTGCGCGAGAGCCCGAGCTCCGTGCGCTTATGCGCCGGAAGCGAGAGCAGGCACTCGCCGTCGAGGGAGATGCTGCACGGCCCGCGAGCCCCGCCATCGGGGACGTAGCGGCCGCTGATACAGTTGAGCATGGAAGTCTTTCCCGCACCGTTGGGACCGATAAGGGACGCGATAGTCCCTTGTTCAACGGTGAAGGAAACCCCCATGAGGGCGGCAATGCCCTTGAACGTGAGTGTTACATCACAGACGTCGAGGTAGGCCATATCCTAAATTATGTGCTGAGAACACACCCGTCTCAGGCGACGTGTGCACGGCCGGTCGGTGGATTACGTAACACCGCCCCGGTCCATATGCTGTCGAAAAGCCAGGTGCGCCTTTAGGTCCACTCTTCCTTGAAATCGTCGGGAGTGACCAATTTGTAGCCCCGGTCCGTGAGAGCTGCCTCCACTGCGGACGGGTCTTCGGTATCTACTCGGACGACGACGACGCGGCGTCCGTTGAAAAAGAATGTGCCGGTGGAGATGATGGACATCTTCATGTTGGCGATGACCCCGGCGACTTCATAGAGTACGCCGGACCGGTCCTCGACCTCGATGGTCAGACGGGACCCGCCCTCGCGGTATCCCATCTCTTCGGCAAGCACGTCGAGCATGACGTTTCGATTGATGTATCCGATGAGCTCGCCCTCTTGACCGACCACGGCCAGACCGGCCAGGTCCATCTCGAACATCATGTCCGCCGCGCCCTCGATTTCGGTCTCGGGGGCCACGGTCTTGATGTCGGTGCGGTAGATCTTCTCCACCGTCAGCTTGCTCATCAGATAGTTGATCTCGTGTTTTTCCAGGGAGGTCATGATGGAGGGAAGGGCCGCAAAGATGTCTTCCTTGCGCACGTAGCCGAGCAGCTTGCCGTTCTCGTCCACCACCAGGAGCATCCAGAGCTTGTTGTCCTCAAGCTGTTTCTGGGCGTCCTTGACCAGGGTCTGGGGGGTGACCTTGACGAAGTCGCGAAGCATTTTCAGTCCGACGTACATATTCTCCTCCTTGAAGCAGCCGCTGGGGCGCTGTCGGTTCAAGCCGTATTGGCATATATTCTTCACGGATGGATACACGTTTTCATCAAACGGCGCAATTTCATCCGTAAACGGCCCGACAGAACGCGGTGCCCCTAAAAACCCGTTTTTCATGCGCAAGTCAATACTCAAACAATTGTTTGTGAAAAAAAGGTCGTCCGCGTCCACGGCCCAACCATCCCGAACGGTTTACCTTCACCCGTCATCTGCCGTAATTGCACAACCATGGGATTAACAATATACATCGCCAGCACCCTTTCCATCCGGCAAGAGACAGCGAGAATGCGAGTCAAGCGCCGTCGGACTGGAGCAGACCGCCGTCCAGGTCGAATTCAACTCCGTGGCGAACGACGCCCTGTCCCTGACCGAAACGGAAGAAGGTGCGGCGATGCGGGTTGGCGACAGGATCATCGAGGCGGCGGGGCGCTCCCTTCAAGCTGGGGAAAATCACCGCCACCATCGGGGCTAGCGTCGGCATCTCCGTCTGCCCGAACCACGGGAGTTCGGAAGAGGCGCTCGTCAAGTGCGCGGACCAGGCCATGTACCGGTCCAAGGAAAAGGGGAAGAACACGTGCACTTCCGCAAGTTCCCCGGACGACTGAGCATGCCCGCTCCCCGCGTCACCCGCCCATCTTGTAGAAGAGGCTGGCCTGGGCGCAGCATCCGGAAAGGCCGAGCGCCTTGTAGACCGAGTCCATGTCCACGGCTTCGCGCACCACGCCCGCCAGGTGATCCAGCGCGTCCTCCAGGTCGAAGGTGGTCTGGATCTGCTCCAGCGGCGACAGTCCCCTGTCCATGCGCAACTGGTCGATGAACCAGCGGCGGAACCGGTCCGAGTCGAACAATCCGTGCAGATAGGTGCCCATGACCCGTTTGTCCGTCCGCATATAGCCGAGCGGCTCGCCCGCGTTGTCACGCAGGGCCACCCGCAGGTCGTCGGACAGCGGCGCGGTGTGGCCGTGGTGGATTTCATAGCCGTGGACGGGCAGGCCGGACGCCGAGTGCACGCCGAAGGTGCGGGTCAGCGTCTTTTCCGGGGCCAGGGTGGTCTGCACGGGCAGCAGGCCGAAGCCCTCCACCCGGGTGGTCTCGGATTCCAGGCCGTAGGGGTCGTCCACTGTCTCTCCGAGCATCTGGAACCCGCCGCAGATGCCCACGATCCGGGTCCTGTTCCCGGCTCCGGCCAGTTCGCGCAGCACTGCGGCCATGCCCGTGCCGCGCAGGGCCTTCATGTCCCCCACCGTGGACTTGGAGCCGGGGATGATGATCGCGTCGGGCGTGCCCACGTCGCGGGCGTCGGTGACCACCCGGACATGGACGTCCGGCTCGGCGTAGAGCGGGTCGATGTCGTTGAAATTCGAGATGCGCGGCAGGTCCAGGACCACGATGTCCACGCACTCCCCGTCCGGGAACTTGGCCGCCTCGGGCCGGAACCCCTCCTTGAAGGACACCGAGTCCTCCTCGGGCAACCCCAGGGAGTGGATGTACGGCACCGTGCCCAGCACCGGCTTGCCCGTGTGCTCGAACATCTGGCCGAAGGCCGGGTCGAGCAGCGAGG belongs to Pseudodesulfovibrio portus and includes:
- a CDS encoding IscA/HesB family protein; amino-acid sequence: MFEVTEAAQKQLEGYFSDKEASPIRVYLAAGGUAGPRLTLALDEPNDKDVTYEASGFTFVVDKELEAQTGNIKIDMTYYGFVVDSENPVGGSSGGSCDCSSAGSCGSAGSGGCGC
- a CDS encoding Spy/CpxP family protein refolding chaperone, with protein sequence MKRNAIILALVAAIALCVAGLAMAQSGSMPGPGSGMGYGGMGSGGGKGYGGMWRGYQATPGQQEAFRKITEKYQPQFIKLADKLWAKRAQLNGALAQEKIDRQQAKAFAKEAGDLLAQSYELQVEMLADMREQGLSYFGMGMMHGGMMGGGMMDMMHGGMMGGMMNMMMGGGQRYYGDGQPGPGGYGNMPGPGMMQ
- a CDS encoding IscA/HesB family protein, with translation MINVSESAQQELTKYFADKEVQPIRVHLADGGCAGPRLSLALDEPRDGDKSVEQGAFTFLINEELATASGAVSIDMSEYGFVVNSENQIGGGGCGCASSGSCGSAGSGGCGC
- a CDS encoding phenylacetate--CoA ligase family protein, which encodes MYYSEYETESREKRMKRKWKGVQDVLMEAEQSSGEFRARLNALGACARDFKNFEDYGKIPPLRKKDIIQWQKEHGIGWFLNCKPGELSRIYQSPGPIYDPEGREGDYWAWAEGFFAAGFRPGDLAQMTFSYHMTPAGLMLEEPLRDIGCAVVPAGPGNTDKQIEFLTQLPVTAFVGMTSYLKVIGKKAEAAGFDLKNDFKLEKAYVAAEPLPEALRAEVEEMFGITVRQGYGTADVGCIAYECMELGGMHLSNYRHVEICDPATGEPLPDGELGEVVVTPFFTDYPLVRLATGDLSSIDTAQCACGRTARKLTGWKGRADDTAKVKGQFIYPGQAAAVIAKYPGISGWQIQVKSDNGRDALIVICETAVALDEESFVADFQATMKLRPIVEAVAPGTLPEGAPRLVDQRTFD
- a CDS encoding ABC transporter ATP-binding protein, whose translation is MGDVLKVENLEVVYNDVVLVLKGLSLACPRGRITALLGANGAGKSTTLKAISGLLEAEDGEVTDGVIQYNDEPIQGLIPEKIVRRGIFQVMEGRRIFEDLTVEENLKCGAFTRPRSEIAGSMAKVYEYFPRLKERSRQLAGYMSGGEQQMCAIGRAIMAKPELLLLDEPSLGLAPLLVEEIFEIIKRINQDEGVTILLVEQNARAALSVAEQAYIMENGRVVMDGTAKELLNNPDVQEFYLGMGHTGDKKSYRDVKHYRRRKRWLG
- a CDS encoding ABC transporter substrate-binding protein; protein product: MRVGKIITAACTMLLAGLMLFGCGGEEQKSAETKKADTTPIQVGGLVDMSGPTSSVGVPYAQGLKAGVQYVNANGGIDGRMIEFNLQDTAYNVQQGLSLYKKMVNAGAVCIQGYGSAVTEALVRNLAKDKVPDLSASYSAHLTDPKTAPYNFFVAADYSTQARAAIKYFKDNWTEARAPKIAFIYPDHPYGLAPIKGAKAYAEELGFEIVGDANVSLKAIDATTELLPLKDLAPDFCWIGGTTPSTSVILKSAKNIGMETTFFTNIWGSDENLPKLAGEDANGAFSNQAAAVYGQDVPGMKAIMELTNNEPQMTHFTRGFVSVLVMTEGLKRAAAKGGITGESLKDALETLRDFDPMGLAPAISYFPDDHRPNMAVFLYTIKDGKLTFVKEQILERRADWLGH
- a CDS encoding branched-chain amino acid ABC transporter permease, which encodes MQGKCGLFFTSYQGEARIFQSGFQKIMIGLLVAGLLAAPFGLGSYLVSIMNLIFIAVIGAVSLNLLTGVCGQISLGHGAFIGVGAFAAGQCTLHGVPFPLAILTGGLITAMVGMVFGVPSLRLKGIYLAIATLAAQLVLEYTFLHGGELTGGSNGLLLNPPEILGFAFDSETRMYYLLFVFACLSLLMVSNIMRSKYGRAFVSIRDFYLSAEIVGVNLFWYKIIAFGVSSFLAGVAGGLWGHYTGYISGEQFNIGLSITYLAMVVIGGLGSVIGSVFGAVFLTLLPEVLNVLANGLSGWFPAINQVVGAIQHGVFGLVLILFLIYEPEGLAHRWRLIKAYWKLYPFAH